AAAAGCTGTTCACCATCACGGCCGAGCGACCTCACCAGCGCACCGAAAGCGGATCCCTGGCGCTCCACCAGCTCACGCGGCGAGCCGAACTCGAGAACGCGGCCCTGGTCCATGACGAAGATGACGTcgcaggcggcgacggtgtgcaggcggtgcgcgaTGGTGACGACGGTGTAGTCACGGAAGGTGTGCTGCACCGTGCGCTGGATCTGGCGGTCGAGCGCTGGGTCGACGTTTGCGGTTGCCTCGTCCATGAGCAggaaggcgctgccgcgcttgagcagcgcgcgcgccaggcacagcagctggcgctggcCCACGCTGTAGTTTGCGCCGCCCTCCTGCACGCGCCCGTCCAGCccgcccgcctcgccgcgcacgcgctcctccatccccacctgccgcagcgcgcgccacaccgccgcgtcgccgcagcggccgaaGGGGTCCACGTTGCTGCGCACCGTGCCGTCGAACAGCAGCGGGTCCTGCGGGATCATCGAGAAGAGCccgcgcagctcgcgcacGCCGTAGTCGCGCGCGTCGCGCCCGCACACGAGCAtgcggccgccgcacacctccaccagccgcaggaaggcaagcagcagcgtcgacttcccgctgccggtgcgcccCACAACGCCCACCTTCTGccccggcgccaccgcgaagcacacgtcgcgcagcaccagcggcagccccgGCCGGTACCGCATGTCCACGTGCTCCAGCACAAGCGCTCCAAACTGGGTGTTGCCTGATTGACGGATGAGAAGCGGCGAGCTCCAGTTATCCAGGACAGGAGGCTCGTCACTCTCTGCCAAGGTCTCTGCACAGCGCTGTGCAGGGCCGTGCGGACCCTCGGTGATGCGCTGAACCTCCGCTACGACGGCCTCCTGCAGGTCCTCATGTTCAATGTGGTCTGTCATATAAAAGACGCGCTCAATGCTGTTCATATCTGCCTCCACGGAGGCGAGCACAGTGACGATGCCGTCCAGGAGGCTGCTGATCTCGAGGGCCAGGGTGAGACTGAGGGAGAGAAGGCCGATGTGCGACGGCAGAAACGAGAGGTGCATGGCCGCTACAGCTCCGAGTGCCACGGCGACAGTAATGGACGTGCTCAGCAGCTGGATACGCACAGAAAGCCAGAGCTCCGCGCCGAGTTGCAGGTACGAGCAGGTGTAGATGACATCTGCACATCGAATAGCCTTCCGAATcactgccggcgccgcgccgtacGCTTGCACCGTCCAACGACCGCCAATCGCTTCCTGCAGGACCGAAAGCATTGGGGAATTGACTCGATTCACTAGGCGCTTGATCTCGCGGTTGGCGCGTGCGTAGAACTTCAAAAGGTAGTAGTACGCCACCATGCAGGGTATAAGGATACCAAGCACGAAGACCTGCGTTGCCACCATCATCGCCACGGTCGAGAAGAACGTAGAGATGGTGGAGAGGAGATAGCTGTAGCTACCTTGCAGGTCACTGTCGATGTTGCTCATGTCGTTGGTGAAGCGGTTGACAATGCGGCCGAGCGGCGTTGTGTCAAAGAACTGCAGCGTGGCGCACGCCACGGAGCGGAGGAGCTCCTGGTGCACCTCGCGACTGGCTCGCCGCATCACGCTCATGGAAAGCCAGTAGCGGAGTGGCGTTGTCAGCGCGCTGGCAAAGGAAAGGGCGACGTAGATGAAACTGTACTGCGTCGCGGATAGCGGAAGCCACTTGGTGGACCACAGCGCCAGCCATATGGAAGTCGACATCATGACCACTTCCGTAGCGAGATAGAGTGCCACGatactcacacacacgccgacgccgccgcacgccttcATGTAACGCACGTAAACGTCCCACCCCACTGCTCCCCGGAAGCGTTCCTCTTCCGTCAGCAGctttcctttcttttcgACGGCGCGACCCTCCGCCTCAGAGACAGCTGTCAACGAAGTGTCCGCCGCCGGTAGCGCTTCCCCCATCAAATCGCTCAACTTCTTCTCTGCTGTGATGCTTACCACGGGTGCTTCGTTCTCTACAGCCCCCGCAGTGTCATCACtcgaagcggcgccgcgatGGCTCACTTGCCCCGCTAGATGATCCTTGTAGTAGGCCTCAGTACTCCCTTGGAACGCAACgcggccgtcggcggcgagcACGACGACGTAGTCCGCgtaggcggcggcgctgacctGGTGAGTGGCCAGCACGCGCGTCTTGCCGgccagcgcgccgcacacgcactcgcgcaTCACGCGCTCGCCCACCTGCGCGTccagcgccgacagcggGTCGTCCAGCACGTACACGTCGCGGTCCGCGTACACGGCGCGCGCAAGACTCACGCGCGCCTTCTGCCCGCCGCTCAGGTTGATGCCGTTCTCGCCGATCTCCGTCTCCGCGCcgtccgccagcagcgccaggtCTGACGCcagctggctgctgcgcaccgcgtgCTCGAAGGCCGCCGCGTCCGGCGCGCCGAAGAAGACGACGTtgtcgcgcagcgtcgcgcccATGatccacggctgctgcggcacgtaggccacgctgcgcgagcacgccacgcggccgcgcgtcaccgccagcgcgccgATCAGCGCGTTCAGCAGCGTGGActtgccgctgcccgtcGGCCCAAGCACCACCGTCAGCCGCccgcgcggcacgcgcaggTCCACatccgccagcagcgtctttGTCTTGAGAACGTAGATGGAGTCCTCGTTGAAGGTGATTTCAGCGGTGCCTTTCTGGGCAGATGACGACAAGGGCTCTgagggagcggcagcgtcttCGTGGCCCGCACGACCGCCCTCAGCCTTCACGGGTTCTGTCACTGGatctgctggtgctggcgctgtggacgaggacgagggcgGGTGATCTGGCAGGGAAGCTTCTGCTTCGGGTAGCGGTGCCCGatcggcagcgccggagACGGCGCTATTTGCCTCCAGTGCGCCATCCATTTTCTTCAGCTCCTGAGCGACATAGGTGCTGAGGTCTGCGTGCACAAACTGAGCTGCAACATCATGAATTAGAGGGGAGGACGgtgtctgctgctgtgcgtcgtCCGCACCTATTGCGCGGGGGACGTCCGTGGGCATCACGCGACTCGCTGCGAGGGCAATGTCTTCAACGACCGGCACCAGCTCATCATCGGCGTCGAAGAACATATTCAAGCGCCGGAGCGAGACGAACAGCTTCGTCATGAGCTGCAGTGCAAACGGTAACATGGAGACGAGGCCCATGAGCAGGTTGAACAGCGCAATGGCTGGAAAGACAATAGTGGGCGTCAGGGTGTGGCCGGTCACGCTAAACGTGAAGAAGACGCTGGCGATGACGAGGCCAGGTGTCGCGTTGAACTGAAAGAAGACCATCATGATGGCCTGCTGCAACGTCTTGAGGTGCGAGAGCTccacgctgcgcagcttctcGATGCGGCAGATGAAAAACGGTTCCCACGACATAAACTTGGCGACACGGATGCCGGCGAACAACTCCGTCGTCGCCCTGACGCGGTGGTCAGTCGCGTCGGCTTTGCTGCGGTAGCGGGAGCTCATCTTCCTCACGAGATAGGCGTGCAGGGGCATGAATGCAAGCGCCAccacgccgccgacgcacacgctcgcgccCAGCAACACATAAAGCTGGTAGAAGACGATGGCCAGCATGAACGGGGTGGAGACCAGCGTCCAAAACATCATAATGAACCGACCTATCACCCCCACATCAGCACTCACCAAGTTTGTCAGCCGTCCCGCGTTGAAAGCGGGGTGGTGCGTCGCCTTTGGGGACATGGTGAAGACCTTCTCAAACAGAGCGGCCGAGAGGGCGTTGCGCACCTGCAGAGAGCTACGACGGCGCACGTGGTACTGCTTGTTGCCAGCAAGCGTCTCCCCGACCATGGTGACGAACATGAGCGCCGCAAGCCATACGCCGCGCTGCCAACCGATGTCGGGTGAGCCTGCACTGCTGACACGATGCACCGACGCAAAGGCCGAATCTGATGAAGAAACGGGGGAAGTAATGGTGGCTGTGATGCCGGCCTTGCTCCGATCTTTGTGCTCGCCTACGCCGCCGAGGTACGCCACAAACCACTTCAGCAAGAGAGGGGTCATCAGCTGGCATCCGTTGCGGATGCTGCCGAGAACAACAACGTGCAGCATGCTTTGGCGAAAGAGCGTCCACACCGCCCACCACACCTGAATGGCGTGCGGACACTGCTGCGCAGACTCCGGCAGCTCCTTTAGCAACGCTCGCGTGGATGAGACCTGGCTTGCATCACCCCGGAATCCCAGGCGAAACACAACGTCCTCAACTCGCTCGCACGTCAGCACCGTGTCGTCCTCCACCGGGTCGAACAGGTGCTCGCCATCCACCTCGCCGCGGTGATACGCGCCGGGACCCCGCTCCGGGACAggggcgctgcggccgcggcgcagcagccaccccATGCAGCGccgagcgcagcagccacggcgccgcGACGGGGCCACGCGCCACTCCACGCCCGCGTACAGCCGCCCCGGCGTGCCgtactgctgcaccgcgcccacccagcgcagcacgccgtcgctggcgtcgtcccagcgcacgccgacgcgcgTGCCGACGTAGCCGTCCCACGCATGGCGGCGCgctcgctggcgctgcagctccgccgacAGCACAACACCGGCGTTGTAGGCGCGATACTGTCTCGTTGGCTTTGGCAGCCCGCTTTCTGTCAGCTGCTCCCGTGACGCCTCGCGGATGTAGTGCCCAATCCAGTGATAGAAAAGAGTACCGACAACCCAGCCAGAGCGGTCCTCCGGCTGCTCCTCGTAGGGCGGTTCCGGGCCCCACAAGTCCCTGACTCGCTGTGTCCATAGGGAGCGGGAGATCTGCTGCTCGCTATCGCGCTCCTGAAGCTCCTCGAAGTCATGCTCTGCAGCAGACGGTGGGAAGGCGAtcgcctctgctgcccccgcgcgcagcagtgacggcgccgtggaggaggatTCGACCATACGCGCCGCAGTAGAGCAGGGACAAGGTGTTGCGCCTCTGGACAGCGCCAAGGTGAATTGTCGAGCAGTGAGTACAGGAGATGGCGAAGAGGCACCGCTACAAACGCTCGCCGCCAGCACAGACTGCTCGAGTGGCTCTTTTTTGCGGAGTTGATCGCCGAACAGTCCCACCCGCTTGTGGCGGCGCGTGTGGAGCTCGGATAGGTCTGCCCAATACGTTTATATAGATGTACAGATATGcatatgcatatatacatatatacatcGGTGTATGTATAGTTATATAtcgatagagagagagagttaTAGCCACGCAACAGCGGTCTCAGGAAACAGAGCACACGAGGCAaaggaaaaacaacaacaaaaaggtGAGAGCACACGAAGATGCTGAAGGGATGCGTTAAGGCCTGCCTGAGACCGCTTCAGGACATGAGGTGAAGGGAAAGATGAGGTTCTGTCACCGCACGCGACACGAGTGTAGACGTTTGAGAGGTGCAaccgccactgcagcagcacgagcggAGAGGCGGGAAATGGGGAGGGGTGTGGCGGGTGGCACAGCTGAACAGGTGGTAAACCGCGGCGGATAGAGAACCGAGTCAGAGAAGAGAACGACGATGGAGGCAACGCGGCATAGAAGGAAAACTCAGATGGAGAGAACACAGCAGGGGGCCACGGCCATGCGGGAATAAAAAGTCGACGACGGGAGCTAAGTTAACACACCCAACAAGAGCACCTAGCAGGTGCGTGCAGGGAACGCTTCTATTTCTCTCACGTCACGTCTTCCCGCCTCTGAAAGGGTCCGTGGATAGACACCACGTCATAGAACGGAGCCGAACACCTCGCAAGGGTGTGCTTGAGCGATTTGCTGTCCGCTCAATGCAGCTAGTCTCGATGTGTACAGTAATGCGAAGGGGTCGGTAAAGACGCACAAGAAAATGTAAACATACATCATTACttgagcggcagcaggagaaGGACGGCATGGAAAGGGACACAACGGAAGGGATGGAGAAGTCTCGCGAAGGCGCTTACCAGCGGGCATGCGTATCCCTCATATCAGCCTTCCGAGGCCAACAGAAAAACAAACACGCGAGCCCCACAAAGCGCATCGCGCTATGGGGGTGTAGGGCTTGTCATGCGAAAAGCAGAAGAGATCACTGGCTTGCCCTCCATGTTGTCATGGTTGGTGTTCTCGAAAGGAGAGTAGGCAAGCGCCATCATTCACCGAAACAGAGAGTTGTTCGCCATGGGGATGCAGGACGCAAGAAAAGAGGATGTGAAAGGGGCGATGGTGCTCGTTAGAGTGGAGGAGAAGCCACACTGCGGGCGTGCAGGGCAATCGGGGTCGAGTCGGAACCCTCCGGAAAGTACGCAGTCCGACATCGCATACGTTTCCTTTCACATCGATGCGGTAGCGAGACCTCCCGTGCTGCACTCCAGCAACGTAGCTTCtgcaccgcacacgcgcccaTGCGAGCACGGTGCGTTCCCCCGCGCACGTGAGACAGGGGTCCATCGCTCAATGCAAACGATGAGACAACCGAGCTCTCCAGAAAACTCCTAATCTAGAAGCACCTGTCCACGTTtctgcgccgtgccgccaAACGCGGCCTCACATCACAACTGAAACCCATCGTGATTTCACTTGCATCGGGGTAGCACTGTGAACGATGCTGCCACCGCACACGGTCGCTGGCGAGCGAGAGTAAAGCAAGCGAGgctacaaaaaaaaacgaaagcgaGCAACCCTCCCCCATATGGTggtagagagagaagcaaccGAAGCCATAGGAAGCTTTCCGGCAagccgccgtcaccaccaccaccatgcTCTTTGCACAGCAGGTGGTCACAGCACCGTCAGaccagccgccgtcgccatgTCACATGTCCATCGTCCGACCGCGCTACACTGACGGTTTATCAGACAAACCCTCCAACGCCAGACGAAACGCTTGCTGTGCACCCTTGCTCAACGAGCCCACCAGCGCACCGAAAGCGGATCCCTGGCGCTCCACCAGCTCACGCGGCGAGCCGAACTCGAGAACGCGGCCCTGGTCCATGACGAAGATGACGTcgcaggcggcgacggtgtgcaggcggtgcgcgaTGGTGACGACGGTGTAGTCGCGGAAGGTGTGCTGCACCGTGCGCTGGATCTGGCGGTCGAGCGCTGGGTCGACGTTTGCGGTTGCCTCGTCCATGAGCAggaaggcgctgccgcgcttgagcagcgcgcgcgccaggcacagcagctggcgctggcCCACGCTGTAGTTTGCGCCGCCCTCCTGCACGCGCCCGTCCAGCccgcccgcctcgccgcgcacgcgctcctccatccccacctgccgcagcgcgcgccacaccgccgcgtcgccgcagcggccgaaGGGGTCCACGTTGCTGCGCACCGTGCCGTCGAACAGCAGCGGGTCCTGCGGGATCATCGAGAAGAGCccgcgcagctcgcgcacGCCGTAGTCGCGCGCGTCGCGCCCGCACACGAGCAtgcggccgccgcacacctccaccagccgcaggaaggcaagcagcagcgtcgacttcccgctgccggtgcgcccCACAACGCCCACCTTCTGccccggcgccaccgcgaagcacacgtcgcgcagcaccagcggcagccccgGCCGGTACCGCATGTCCACGTGCTCCAGCACAAGCGACcccgcaggcgccgccgcagcagcggactCTCCGTCGCCGGCAACCACCGAGAGCGCAGTGCTGTCGCACGCCTCCATAGCGCTCTCGCCGATACCTATGTCCTCCGCCGGCGCGTTGTCCGTGTAGTACAGCACGCGCTCCACGCAGTTCATCGACGCCTCCACCGACGCCCCAATCCTGATGAAGCTCGACAGCACCATAGTGATGGAGGACGCCTTGGTTATGCTGAGCGCGAGCAGGCCAAGGTTCATGTGCATCCAAGGCAGCTTCATCGCCAGCACGCCGAGCAGCGCTAGCCCCGACACAGTCACGTTTCCGAGCAGCTCCACGCGCACCGAAAGCCA
This Leishmania major strain Friedlin complete genome, chromosome 31 DNA region includes the following protein-coding sequences:
- a CDS encoding p-glycoprotein e, which gives rise to MVESSSTAPSLLRAGAAEAIAFPPSAAEHDFEELQERDSEQQISRSLWTQRVRDLWGPEPPYEEQPEDRSGWVVGTLFYHWIGHYIREASREQLTESGLPKPTRQYRAYNAGVVLSAELQRQRARRHAWDGYVGTRVGVRWDDASDGVLRWVGAVQQYGTPGRLYAGVEWRVAPSRRRGCCARRCMGWLLRRGRSAPVPERGPGAYHRGEVDGEHLFDPVEDDTVLTCERVEDVVFRLGFRGDASQVSSTRALLKELPESAQQCPHAIQVWWAVWTLFRQSMLHVVVLGSIRNGCQLMTPLLLKWFVAYLGGVGEHKDRSKAGITATITSPVSSSDSAFASVHRVSSAGSPDIGWQRGVWLAALMFVTMVGETLAGNKQYHVRRRSSLQVRNALSAALFEKVFTMSPKATHHPAFNAGRLTNLVSADVGVIGRFIMMFWTLVSTPFMLAIVFYQLYVLLGASVCVGGVVALAFMPLHAYLVRKMSSRYRSKADATDHRVRATTELFAGIRVAKFMSWEPFFICRIEKLRSVELSHLKTLQQAIMMVFFQFNATPGLVIASVFFTFSVTGHTLTPTIVFPAIALFNLLMGLVSMLPFALQLMTKLFVSLRRLNMFFDADDELVPVVEDIALAASRVMPTDVPRAIGADDAQQQTPSSPLIHDVAAQFVHADLSTYVAQELKKMDGALEANSAVSGAADRAPLPEAEASLPDHPPSSSSTAPAPADPVTEPVKAEGGRAGHEDAAAPSEPLSSSAQKGTAEITFNEDSIYVLKTKTLLADVDLRVPRGRLTVVLGPTGSGKSTLLNALIGALAVTRGRVACSRSVAYVPQQPWIMGATLRDNVVFFGAPDAAAFEHAVRSSQLASDLALLADGAETEIGENGINLSGGQKARVSLARAVYADRDVYVLDDPLSALDAQVGERVMRECVCGALAGKTRVLATHQVSAAAYADYVVVLAADGRVAFQGSTEAYYKDHLAGQVSHRGAASSDDTAGAVENEAPVVSITAEKKLSDLMGEALPAADTSLTAVSEAEGRAVEKKGKLLTEEERFRGAVGWDVYVRYMKACGGVGVCVSIVALYLATEVVMMSTSIWLALWSTKWLPLSATQYSFIYVALSFASALTTPLRYWLSMSVMRRASREVHQELLRSVACATLQFFDTTPLGRIVNRFTNDMSNIDSDLQGSYSYLLSTISTFFSTVAMMVATQVFVLGILIPCMVAYYYLLKFYARANREIKRLVNRVNSPMLSVLQEAIGGRWTVQAYGAAPAVIRKAIRCADVIYTCSYLQLGAELWLSVRIQLLSTSITVAVALGAVAAMHLSFLPSHIGLLSLSLTLALEISSLLDGIVTVLASVEADMNSIERVFYMTDHIEHEDLQEAVVAEVQRITEGPHGPAQRCAETLAESDEPPVLDNWSSPLLIRQSGNTQFGALVLEHVDMRYRPGLPLVLRDVCFAVAPGQKVGVVGRTGSGKSTLLLAFLRLVEVCGGRMLVCGRDARDYGVRELRGLFSMIPQDPLLFDGTVRSNVDPFGRCGDAAVWRALRQVGMEERVRGEAGGLDGRVQEGGANYSVGQRQLLCLARALLKRGSAFLLMDEATANVDPALDRQIQRTVQHTFRDYTVVTIAHRLHTVAACDVIFVMDQGRVLEFGSPRELVERQGSAFGALVRSLGRDGEQLFGETTQRA